From a single Plasmodium yoelii strain 17X genome assembly, chromosome: 9 genomic region:
- a CDS encoding ATP synthase-associated protein, putative, with product MGFHIQRYIAMMGRGINPKTWKRMWADYKDKQIIHLYNGMAEFTNTQIAQVARVYHYRYWWWANPFGMGLVFYLGYKAWYMIYMNHKQRKVAQVVASAYGQGGQWLNPVPK from the exons ATGGGGTTTCATATACAAAGATATATTGCTATGATGGGTAGAGGAATAAATCCCAAAACATGGAAACGAATGTGGGCAGATTATAAagataaacaaataatacatttatataatggTATGGCAGAATTCACAAATACACAGATTGCTCAAGTTGCTAGAGt CTATCATTATAGATATTGGTGGTGGGCTAATCCATTTGGTATGGGGCTAGTTTTTTATTTAGGATATAAAGCATggtatatgatatatatgaatCACAAACAAAGAAAGGTAGCACAAGTTGTTGCTTCAGCTTATGGCCAAGGTGGACAATGGCTTAATCCAGTTCccaaataa